Proteins co-encoded in one Stomoxys calcitrans chromosome 5, idStoCalc2.1, whole genome shotgun sequence genomic window:
- the LOC106094961 gene encoding cytochrome P450 6a8, whose amino-acid sequence MSELEAALAMYAFIGLCTLVYGWMKSRMLYWRRRGIPYEDPDFLVGNTKGIGTHKHMRQTLREFYRKFKASGPFGGFFFMLQPVAIVLDMDLVENILIKDCHAFDNNNSTANTLMGIGCSLKEKKLRNKFSLVLNSNTIKQILPSAVKVAHECANVLQEILPDSYQVDVNDLVSRYTTDVMGSCVFELECNSLEDPHTEFLAAHKDIFKQFQHSTATHIFRQFFPRLAQSLCRASMPKSLYDFYFGIVQETVEYREIKQIKRHDFMDILIELKNSKDPNERLNMKEITEIVLTFFVAGFEASSTTLCFALYELAGNQKVQNKLRQEIGEILKKHNDDITYECMQEMPYIEQVISETLRKHAVLPYLERRALVDYPTNTAGYDIAKNTTIFIPLDAIHHDPKIYPEPEKFLPERFEPKKLSKRHSMAYLPFGVGPSHCIAMSLAKMQVGLALITLLRDYRFSQCSKTKIPLDIDLSLSIIKPIGEVFLKVEKL is encoded by the exons atgagtgAATTGGAAGCCGCTTTGGCTATGTAtgcctttattggcctatgtACCCTGGTTTACGGTTGGATGAAATCTCGCATGTTGTATTGGCGTCGTCGCGGCATACCATATGAAGACCCTGACTTTCTGGTGGGTAATACAAAAGGCATAGGAACTCATAAACATATGCGTCAGACTTTGCGTGAGTTCTATCGGAAATTTAAAGCAAGTGGACCATTTGGAGGTTTCTTTTTTATGCTACAACCAGTGGCTATTGTTTTGGATATGGATTTGGTGgagaatattttaataaaagatTGTCATGCCTTCGACAACAACAACTCCACTGCTAACACTTTAATGGGAATTGGATGTTCATTGAAGGAAAAAAAGTTACGAAACAAATTCTCGCTTGTCTTAAACTCGAATACAATCAAACAAATATTACCCTCTGCCGTAAAGGTGGCCCATGAATGCGCTAACGTTCTACAAGAAATTCTGCCAGACTCTTATCAAGTGGATGTCAATGATTTGGTGTCTCGCTATACCACCGATGTCATGGGTTCCTGTGTTTTTGAACTGGAATGCAATAGCCTTGAAGATCCCCACACTGAGTTTCTAGCAGCACATAAAGACATTTTCAAGCAGTTTCAACATTCCACAGCAACGCATATCTTCAGGCAATTCTTTCCCCGATTGGCCCAAAGTCTATGCCGGGCCAGTATGCCGAAATCGTTGTACGACTTTTATTTTGGAATAGTACAAGAAACTGTGGAATATCGGGAGATTAAACAAATTAAGCGCCATGATTTCATGGACATTCTGATTGAGTTAAAAAATTCCAAGGATCCCAATGAGCGTTTAAATATGAAGGAGATTACCGAGATTGTACTCACCTTCTTTGTGGCTGGATTTGAGGCTTCATCGACCACCCTCTGTTTTGCTTTGTACGAATTGGCTGGAAATCAAAAGGTTCAGAATAAGTTAAGGCAAGAGATAGGGGAAATTCTTAAAAAACACAATGATGATATAACATATGAGTGTATGCAGGAGATGCCCTACATAGAGCAGGTTATATCAG AAACCCTACGCAAACATGCAGTGCTTCCTTATTTAGAGCGTCGAGCCCTTGTAGACTATCCCACCAATACTGCTGGCTATGACAtagccaaaaacaccactatcTTCATTCCCTTGGATGCAATACATCATGATCCGAAAATATATCCAGAACCTGAAAAATTTCTACCCGAACGTTTCGAACCTAAGAAGCTATCGAAACGGCATTCAATGGCTTATTTGCCATTTGGAGTTGGCCCCAGTCATTGTATTGCCATGAGTCTGGCCAAGATGCAAGTTGGCCTCGCTTTGATAACCCTTTTGCGGGACTATCGCTTTTCCCAGTGCTCCAAAACTAAAATTCCTCTAGATATTGACTTGAGTTTGTCTATTATTAAACCCATTGGTGAGGTTTTTCTAAAGGTGGAAAAGTTATAA
- the LOC106094960 gene encoding probable cytochrome P450 6a20 encodes MLVLITLLLASLVSLWLWLKFHFSYWQRRDVPHNEPQIPAGNMHEWMRTKHFAQIFRETYEKFKGTGPYAGFYFHMQKAVLVMDPELAKNILIKDFSTFDRRGLFHNAKDDPLTANLFSLDGPKWKMLRAKLSPTFTSGKMRFMYPTVVKVGEQLGKLFEELLKQPPHSQVMEITDILGRFTADVIGECAFGLDCNSLKDPSAEFCVMGRKFFTQRRHGSIVDGLIHAFPEIAQKLGMRVIHQEVHEFYMGIVQQTIAYRESHNVKRSDFMDMLIELKNQVDADGRENFTMEELTAQAFVFFVAGFDTSSTTMSYALYELAQQPEVQEKLRQEIEKVLEKHQQQFTYECMKDMKYLEQVISETLRKYPVAPALFRKSTAHYQTSDPKYSIQKGTMIIIPSECFHHDSEYFPQPEKFDPERFSTDHVASIKPCTYLPFGEGPRNCIGMRFGRMQASIGLVQLLRKFRFSVCKETKIPVDFVIPSFNLNPLGGITLNFSKESKKVLC; translated from the exons ATGTTGGTGTTGATAACGCTTTTATTAGCTTCTTTGGTCTCCCTATGGCTGTGGCTGAAATTCCATTTTTCCTATTGGCAAAGACGCGATGTTCCCCATAATGAACCTCAAATACCTGCGGGCAATATGCATGAGTGGATGCGTACCAAACATTTTGCCCAAATATTTCGCGAGACCTATGAGAAATTCAAGGGAACCGGACCATATGCGGGTTTCTATTTTCATATGCAAAAGGCTGTTTTAGTCATGGATCccgaattggctaaaaatattctaattaaggatttttccaCATTCGATCGGCGAGGTCTATTTCACAATGCCAAAGATGACCCCCTGACGGCTAATCTATTCTCCTTGGATGGTCCAAAATGGAAAATGCTAAGAGCTAAACTTTCACCCACCTTTACTTCGGGCAAGATGAGGTTCATGTATCCCACTGTGGTCAAGGTGGGAGAACAATTGGGAAAATTGTTTGAGGAGTTGTTGAAGCAGCCTCCCCATAGTCAGGTAATGGAAATCACTGATATTTTGGGACGCTTTACAGCCGATGTTATAGGTGAGTGTGCCTTTGGCCTGGATTGCAATAGTCTGAAAGATCCCTCGGCGGAGTTTTGTGTTATGGGTCGCAAGTTCTTCACCCAACGTCGCCATGGCAGCATTGTGGATGGATTGATACATGCCTTTCCGGAAATTGCCCAAAAATTGGGTATGCGGGTAATCCACCAAGAAGTTCATGAATTCTATATGGGCATAGTCCAACAGACCATTGCATATAGAGAGAGCCATAATGTGAAACGTTCTGATTTTATGGATATGCTGATAGAGCTGAAAAACCAAGTGGATGCAGAtggtagagaaaatttcactatggAGGAATTAACGGCTCAGGCCTTTGTATTTTTTGTGGCTGGCTTTGATACCTCCTCCACCACCATGAGTTATGCCTTATACGAATTGGCCCAACAGCCGGAAGTGCAGGAAAAACTAAGACAAGAAATTGAGAAGGTGCTGGAGAAACATCAGCAGCAGTTTACCTATGAGTGTATGAAGGATATGAAATATTTGGAACAGGTGATATCGG AAACCTTGCGCAAATATCCTGTGGCCCCTGCCTTATTTCGCAAATCCACTGCTCATTACCAGACAAGTGATCCCAAATATTCCATTCAAAAAGGCACCATGATCATTATACCCTCAGAGTGCTTTCATCATGATAGCGAATATTTCCCACAACCTGAGAAATTTGATCCAGAGCGTTTTTCAACAGACCATGTCGCAAGTATTAAACCTTGCACCTATCTGCCATTTGGCGAAGGTCCTCGAAATTGCATAGGCATGCGTTTTGGTCGCATGCAAGCCAGTATAGGCTTGGTACAGTTACTAAGAAAATTCAGATTTAGTGTTTGTAAGGAAACGAAAATACCAGTGGACTTTGTTATACCCAGCTTCAATTTAAATCCTTTGGGTGGTATTACCTTGAAT ttttCCAAGGAATCAAAAAAGGTGTTGTGCTGA